The genomic stretch GTGATACATTATAATAAGAAAGGGGAGATTTCGTGAATAAATATGGTTGGCTCTCGATTATGATGGTTGGAATCAGCATAATTCTATCTTTTTTTATGAAAGAATACACTAAATACCCTGGCATATTCCTTATCTTTTTCTGCATCTTGTCATTGAGTGGAGTGATTTTTGCATTCCTCTCGAAAAAAATAACAAATATCATTCTTGGTACGTTTTTAAATATCGTAGCATTTATTTCCTTTTTCTTATTAGAATTGGCATTTGGTATTGGTGAAATGTAGATAAGGTTTGATTAATCAGAATTTAATCGATATAAGTGAATTCTTTCTAAATAGAGTTTTTTCAAACTAAAAAAGTATGTGTTAGATCACTTCCTCATATATTTGTATAAACAAACGATATGGAGGGAGAGAGATGGACGAACTTCTTTTTGATCAACTGAAATTAGTAAGTTGGGACTGTATAATTTTAGAAGGTGCTAGTGAACAAGAAGAAGAGTTAATGAAAAATGTATTATCTACATTACATTCAATTGGATTAAAAAATAAAATCGATGCAAAAATATTATTTATTGCAGGTGATGTGGAAAAGATTAATCAATTTGAAAATAATAATCCATATGTAACAGTTATTCGTGTCGTTGAAGAAGTTAATGATAGTTATCAATATGCAATATCTACTTTAGCTCATCTACCGAATATTATTGATGAGTTAGTGAATGAATGAAAATATAATAGTAGCAGGTTTAAAAGCTTGAATTAATAGTCTCTAAATTGGTAAGATGAAAAAAAGCACGTAAGGAGTAGATGAAATGAATATGAATTTTAACTTTTTTATGAATGATGTTGTCCATACTGCACGTCAAGAAATCGTAGCGGCTGGTTATGCAGAATTAAAAACACCTGAGGAAGTCGAGCAAGCATTAGGAAAGAAAGGCACAACGCTAGTAATGGTGAATTCGGTATGTGGTTGTGCAGGTGGTATTGCCCGTCCTGCAGCAGCACATTCAGTACATTATGATGCAAGACCTGATCAATTAGTTACCGTGTTTGCAGGGCAAGATAAAGAAGCCACTTCAAAAGCACGTGAATATTTTACTGGAAAAGCTCCTTCTTCTCCGTCATTTGCATTATTAAAAGATGGTAAGCTTGTTGCAATGGTTGAACGTCATGAAATTGAAGGACATGATCCAATGCAAGTTGTTCAAAAACTTCAAACTTATTTTGAACAATACTGCGAGGAAATTTAATTAAGTTTAAAAAAGTACAAAAATTTATGGGTAGAATTCCATAAATTTTTGTACTTTTTTTGTACATAATATTATTATGTAAACTAAAGTGTAACTGGTAATTTCAGTTAATTATTTTATAAATAAAATAAAAGATAAAAAAGAAGGAAATTACGGCTAGTGAGCAGGTGAAAATTAAAAGCTTTAAAGCATCTTTATATGCTGACTCGTCATACTTTACTCGAAATGCGAAGGATTCCAATCTATGCTTTTTTGATTTTCTATATTGATTTAAATCGATAATATTTGATTGATCCACAACACACCTCTCCTTTATTGTATATATATTATTTAAATTTTAAAATATTCTAAAAAATTAGTAAAGTTTTTCAATGCACAAATTAATAGCAAATTATGCCATAATTAATGGAATAAAATAGACTAATGGATTGAAAGGAACGTGTACATTTTGAAATATACTTTATGCTTTATTAAACGAGAAAATGAACTTTTAATGTTAAATAGAGTAAACGCTCCAACAATGGGAATTTGGAATGGTGTTGGTGGAAAAATAGAAAAAGGTGAATCAATTGAAAGGTCTGTACAAAGAGAAATTGCTGAGGAAACCGGTATTCAAATTGAAATGAATCAATTAACATATAAAGGTAAAGTAACCTGGCATGAAGAAGATGTGGATTTTGGTGGTATGTATGTATTTCTTGCTGAAGTGTCCGATCGTTTACTATTTGATACTCCTATAAAAACGGACGAAGGTATTTTAGATTGGAAAAAAATTGATTGGGTAATCGATGCAAAAAATCAAGGAGTAGGAGAGTGTATTCCTTTTTTTCTTCCCATTCTATTAAATGATGATCATAACTATCACTATTCCTTTTATTATAAGGAGAATAGAGTTGTGGATTTTGTGGTAGAAGAAGAAGTATTAATATAATGAAATAATTTATAAATGAATAATGTAATCATTTTAGTGAAAATACCATTTCGAAAATGGTATTTTTTTTATGAATATGAATGAAAACGCTTAAATTTAGGGAATTATCAATTTTATCGTAAAAAACATAACAATTTACAAGATTTGTCGAAAAATTTTTGAAAAATTAGAAAAGTTGATATAAGTCTATTATTCATATGAATGTATAAATATATAAAATAAATGAATTTTGATTAAAATATTTTTTGGAAATATCCTTATTAAATAAGGTTTTTAAAGAATTTTTATAAAAATACTTAAAAATGTATTTGCATAATTATTAGTATGTGTTAAAATTCATTTTATAAAATAATTATTCATTCGACAAAAATAGCTGTTTAATAGAATGCTAAAAATGATAGAAGAAAAAATAAATTTGAATTTTAAAAAATCAGGGGGAAAATAGTATGAAAAAATTAGTCGGAGTTTTAGCTGCATCAGCATTATCAATTGGAATGTTATCTGGATGTAATAAGTCAGATGATAAAACTTTAGTATTAGGTACAAGTGCGGATTATAAGCCTTATGAATTTATTGACACACAAAATGATAAAATTGTAGGTTTTGATGTTGATTTAGCGAAAGCGATCGGTAAGAAAACTGGTTATACAGTTAAAGTAAAAGATATTGATTTTAACTCATTAATTACTGCTATGAATGCAGATAAAGTAGATTTCATTATGGCAGGTATGAAAAAGACGCCCGAGCGTGCTAAAAACGCAGATTTCACTGCACCATACTTTACGGACCAAAATGAAGTAGTTATAAATAAGGATTCAAATATTAAAAGTGTTAGTGATTTAAAAGGGAAAACAGTTGGTGTACAAGCTGGTTCGATTCAAGAAACAAAAGCAATTGAAGTTGCTAAAACGGCTGGATTTAAAGTTGAAAACCGTAATCGAATTCCTGAATTAGTAGAAGAATTAAAAGCTGGAAGATTTGATGCTGTAATTATTGAACAATCAGTGGCGAGTGGCTATTTGAATAAATTAAAGGAAATGCAAGGGGTAATGATGCAAGATTTCTATGAACAATCGGGTTCAGCAGTAGCTCTTCCAAAAGGTAGTAAATTAACTCCAAAGTTTGATAAAGCATTAACTGAATTAAAAAAGGATGGAACTGTTGATAAATTAGTTAAGAAATGGTTCGGAGAAATGAAATAAGAAAAGAGTTTTTGAAGAAATATAAAAGATTAAGAGCTTTAGGGTATAGCAAAAGAGATAGAAGTTTTTGTTGTAAAAAGGGGAGGAATTATTGATGGAGAAAGATTGGAGTCACTTATTGGAAAAAATGCCTTTACGTCTTGCACCGAGCATGGCAAAGGATCATCCTAACTTACCGGTAGTTAAAGAAGAGGGTTGTTACTATTATGGTGTTGATGGTAAACAGTACTTAGACTTTACATCGGGTATTGCTACTACAAATGTTGGACATCGCCATCCTAAAGTAGTACAAGCAATTAAAGACGGAGCGGATTCTTTAGCTCATGGTCCTTCTGGAGTAATTATATACGAATCTATTTTAAAACTAGCAGATGAGTTGGCTGAAATTCTTCCTGGTAACTTAGATACTTTCTTTTTTGGAAATAGTGGAACAGAAGCAATTGAAGGAGCTATTAAACTAGCGAAACATGCTACTAAACGTCCATATATTGTTTCATTTATCGGTTGTTTCCATGGCCGTTCTATGGGGGCATTAAGTGTAACTACTTCAAAAAGTAAGTATCGAAAATTTTTACAACCATCAGGTTCCTATCAAATACCTTATGCAAATGTTTCAGAATGCCCTGAAGGTTATGATGAAGAACAATATGTAGTTGAACAATTAGAAAAAGATTTTAAACGTTTATTTAATCACCAAGTAACTCCAGAAGAAGTTGCTGCAGTAATTGTAGAGCCTGTTCTTGGAGAAGGTGGATATATTGTACCTCCTAAAGCCTGGTTAAAGAAAATTCGTGAGATCTGTGATCAAAATAATATTTTATTAATATTTGATGAGGTTCAAACTGGATTTGGACGTACAGGTGATTGGTTTGCTGCACATACATTTGATGTGACACCAGATATTATGGCGATTGCAAAAGGTATTGCTAATGGTATTCCATTAAGTGCAACTGTAGCATCAAATGAACTAATGAAACTTTGGCCACTTGGTAGTCATGGTACAACATTTGGTGGAAATCCAATAGCTTGTACAGCTGCACTTGCTGTTTTAGAAATTATTAAAGAAGAAAAGTTATTAGATAATACGAAAGAAGTTGGAGCATACGCGGTTGAAAAGCTGAATGAATTAAAAGAAAAACACCCTATGATTGGAAGTATTCGTTCAATCGGTTTAATGATCGGTATTGAAATCATTAACCCTGCGACAAACGAACCAGATGGTGATGGATTATTTAAAATTCTTGATCTTGCTTTGGAAAAAGGTGTTTTATTCTATTTCTGTGGTAACAACAGTGAAGTTATTCGTATGATCCCACCTTTAACAGTTACAAAGAATCAAATAGATGATGGGTTAGCAATCTTAGATGAAGCATTAACAGAATATGAGCAATCCATTGGATATGAAATATACGAAACAAAGGGCATTGGTTTCTAAACCAGTGCTCTTTATCTAAACAGATATTGTCGAAAATATTTTGAAATTTTAAGTCAATCGTAAAGGAGTACTACAATATGAATTTAGATTTTTCACAAATTGTTCCTTCTATGCCATATATATTAGCCGGACTAAAATTAACACTACTTGTAGTTAGCTGTTCAATTTTATTAGGTCTAATTTTAGCAATATTACTAGCATTAATGAAAATTAGCCGTGCAAAATGGTTAGTTGTCATAGCTGATTTTTATACATCAATTTTTCGTGGGACGCCGATGGTTTTGCAATTAATGATCATTTATTATGGATTGCCACAATTAATTGGTTTCGATATTGAGAAGTTTCCAGCAGCGGTTTTAGCTTTTGGATTAAATTCCGGAGCCTATGTTTCAGAAATTATTCGTGCAGGTATTTTAGCAGTTGATAAAGGACAACAAGAAGCTGCTTCTGCACTAGGAATACCTTATCGTAAAATGATGTCAAAAATTATTTTACCGCAAGCATTTAAAAATATTTTACCAGCATTGATGAATGAGTTTATTACCTTAACGAAAGAATCAGCTATGGTTACTGTAATTGGTGCATCAGATTTAATGCGAAGAGCATTTTTAGTTGGTGGAGAGACTTACTCATTTATGGAGCCACTTATTTTTGTAGCTGGAATCTACTATATTATAATTATGTTATTGTCACTTCTAGGTAAATCTATTGAAAGGAAGATGCGTACAAATGATTAAAATTACGAATTTAAATAAAAGCTTTGGTAATGTTCATGTATTAAAAGGTATCAATACGATCATTGATCAAGGGTCTGTTGTAGCTGTAATTGGGCCGTCTGGTTCTGGTAAATCTACATTTTTACGCTGTATGAATTTATTAGAAACACCATCAAAAGGTGAAATTTGGATGGATGAAATTGAAATTACAAATCCCAAAAGTAATATTATGAAAATACGCGAAGATGTTGGGATGGTTTTTCAGCATTTTCATTTATTCCCACATATGACAGTTCTAGAAAATATAACGTATGCTCCGATCAATGTAAAAGGTATGAGCAAAGCTGAGGCAGACGAAAAAGCCCAAAAGCTTTTAGATAAAGTAGGTCTTCTTGAGAAAGCAAATGTTTATCCGCCTCAACTATCAGGTGGACAAAAACAACGTGTTGCAATTGCAAGAGCACTTGCGATGGAACCAAAAGTAATGTTATTTGACGAGCCAACTTCAGCACTAGACCCAGAGATGGTAAAAGAAGTACTTGAAGTAATGAAATCTTTAGCTCACACAGGTATGACAATGGTAATCGTTACACATGAAATGGGATTTGCAAAGGAAGTAGCAGATCGAATTTTATTCTTAGACGAAGGAAATCTAGTGGAAGATTCAACTCCAAATGAACTATTCACAAGTCCAAAAACTGCTCGTGCAAAATTATTTCTTGATAAAGTATTATAATTTGATTCATAAAAAAGAAACTGAAGATAAAATTTTCAGTTTCTTTTTTTTTACATTAAGAGAGTATAAATTGGCAGCGGTGAAGAAAAGTCGACGAGAGATGCCAATTTTAGGTATAAGTGCAACTACGACTCTGTCTTCGCCTGACGGCTCGCCAATCGGCGAGTTTTCTTTATGTAATTTAGACCTTAATCATCATTTTGTTTTAATTTTAAAGGCTTTGTAGAGATGATTGATTCAATGTTTTTACTGATTAATTTATTATTTTTACGATTTTCAATTCGTGCTTTTGCAATCTCAGCTAGTTCTCGTTCTTCGTCGGTTTCAAGAATGATTGTTGGAACTGGTACGGTCTTATTATCCTTCATGCCGACAAATGTTAAAAATGAAGTAGCAGCAACTCGACGATTACTAGTAATTAAGTTTTCTGCAATTGCTTTTACAAAAATGACAATTGATGATGTACCAGTAACGACAACAAATGCCTCATAAGAAATACAGTCCTCTTCAGTTACTGGATGCAAAAAGTCTACATGATCAATTGAAGCAGTGACACATTTTAACCTCGAATGTTTAGCAGCTGTAATAGAAGCAATCATATCCATGTCAGCAAGAATTTTTCCACCAAAAAGCGTTTGGTGATTGTTTAAATCAGTAGGGAAAACCCGAACAGTTAAAGTTGAACGTGATTCATGACAATATTTAGAACTCATAAATTCACACCTTTTTTAGAATTAGTATTAAAGAAAAGGATTAGAAAATCCCCTAGTTTTCAAAAGCACTACTACTTTTTATAATAGTGTTCATTTTTCATTTTCTTAGAATTCCTAACTTTTACATTCCTAATCCTTTTCCAAAAATAAAATAGTTAAGATCATAACTTTCTGCCCGACATGCCATTAATGAATCAATTACGATATTAAGTAAAACAATAGTAACGGTGATGTTATGTACAGAATTGGTTCAAGGATTGTGAAAACTGCATTGGGCAGTGCTGCAGCAATTTTTATAGCACAAACAGTCGGGATTCATTTTTATGGGTCTGCAGGAACAATAACAATATTATGTATTCAACCAACTAAAAAACGTTCATTAGATACAGCTTGGAGAAGGTTTACTGCATGCGTGCTCATCATACTTTTTTGTATTTTTTTCTTTCATATTTTTGGATACACACCGCTAGCAATAGGATTATTACTATTATTTTTCATTCCATTTCTAGTAGCGCTTAGAATTCAAGAAGGTGTTCTTACTAGTACAGTCATTATGCTTCATTTGTATGGATTAAAAAAAATAACTATTCCAATCATATTAGATGAGTTAACTGTTATTGTAATAGGAATTGGAGTGGCCTTACTTTGTAATTTATATATGCCTAGTTTAGACGATCAGATTAAAAGCTTTAAAGTTAAAATAGACTCTAAATTTTGTTTTATTTTCGAGAAGATTTCTATTTTTTTAAAAGAGCCGTCGAATAAGTGTTTTTTAGAAGAATATGATGAAACAGTAAAATTACTACAAGAAGCGAAAAAAATTTCTAAATTAGAAATAGACAACCATTATTTTAAATCGTCGAATGACGAGGATTACGAATACTTTTTATTAAGAGAAAGACAGCTTGCTGCTATTCATCGCATAATTGAAACAGTTTGCAGCATTAAAGTAAGTAATGAGCAGTCGATCATTTTGTCAAAGTTTTTTAATGATCTAAGCTTTTCGATAAACCCGATTATAAGTGGAGTTATTTGTTTGCATCAGTTAGAAGAAATTTATCATATGTTTCGGGCGATGCCTCTACCACAAACTGCTGATGATTTTGAAACAAGAGCAGCGGTTTTAACAATCATCAATGAAATGGAAAGTTTTTTAATTATGAAGTCAAAGTTTAAAGGGAAATATTCAACGTTAGCTTGAAGGGAGTAGATTGATTTGCTTAAATTAGTTCTGGCACTATTTTTAGTAGTCGGTCCGGTTTGGCCACTTGGCCAAAATCCACAAGTGGGTGAGCCATTTATTATTATTAATAAGGAAGTAAATAATTTAGCATACGTAGAAGACGGTAAAATACAAGGAATCTATAAAATTGCTACTGGGAAAACGGCAGATTTAACGCCAGAAGGTATATTTAATATTACATATAAAGCGAAAAATCCTTATTGGCGCAAAAAGAATATTCCAGGAGGGGATCCAAAAAATCCGCTTGGCTCTAGGTGGATTGGTTTTGATGCATTAGGAACGGATGGATCAATTTATGGAATACATGGAAATAATGATCCCTCAACTATTGGAAAGTATATATCAAATGGATGTGTAAGGATGTACACAAATGATGTAAATAAGCTTTATGATAAAATTCCTTATGGAACAAAGGTTTACATAACAACATCATCAAATTCGTTTGAACAATTAGCTCGTGAACATGGAGCAATCAAATAATAAAGAGGATTCATCAGTTAGATTTCAAAATCTTGTTGATGTATCCTCTTTTCCATTGTATTTGTCAAATAGTTAAAGTCTCTACGCCAGTTCTTTATAGTAAAGAAGCGATACCTGCAAGTAAAGTAGTAGCAAGCATTGAAATTAACATAATCATCACGACTATTTTTTGTGTTTTTTTTCTCATGTGATTACCACCTTAAATTAAGAATTACATTTGATTAATAATTATTTATAAGATTAATACAAGTCTTGTCCTATTTTAGCATATGTATGTAATAAAAGCATCGGTTAAAAGGAGAGGTCAAGAAATGTTCACAAATATAGATCATATGGCGATTTGTGTGAAAGATTTAAACGAGAGCATAAAAAAATATGAAAATGAATTAGGATTATCTTATTCTTATCGTGAAATAGTAAACGATCAAGGAGTAGAAATTGCATTTTTTGAATCAAAGAAAATCAATATTGAATTAATCCAACCACTTACTACAATTAACCCTGTACATAAATACATTGAAAAAAAGGGTGAAGGTTTGCATCATATTGCTTTTCAAGTTGATGATATTGAAAAATCACTAAATGAACTTAAAAAACGTCAATTTAGTTTAATTAACCACTCACCTCGTAATGGAACTAATGGTTCAAAAGCTGTTTTTATACACCCTAAACAATTTGGCATGTTAATCGAAATTGTTCAAAACAAGGGGGAAGTATAATGAGTAAATATGATGATCTATATAGACTGTATGAAAAAAAATCTGAAATAGAGCAAGGCGGTGGATTTGAACGGATCGAAAAACAGCATGAACGTGGAAAATTTACGGCTCGAGAAAGAATAGATCTGTTATTAGATGAAGGTAGCTTTGTTGAGTTATATAGTTTTGTAGAGCATCGTTGTACAGATTTTGGAATGGATGAGCAATCGGGAGCATGTGATGGGGTCGTAACGGGCTATGGAACGATAAATGATCGAACGGTTTTTGTATTTTCTCAAGACTTCACAGTATTTGGTGGGGCTTTAGGAGAAATGCATGCAAAAAAAATTAGTCAAATAATGGACCTGGCAGTAAAGTGCAAGGCTCCTATAATTGGTTTAAACGATTCAGGTGGCGCAAGAATTCAAGAAGGTGTACTTTCCTTGGATGGTTATGGACATGTCTTTTATCGCAATACGATCTATTCCGGTGTAGTACCGCAAATCTCAGTGATTATGGGCCCATGTGCAGGGGGAGCGGTTTATTCTCCTGCAATAACTGATTTTGTCATAATGGTTAATGGAAGTAGCCAAATGTTTATAACTGGACCAAAGGTAATTGAAAGTGTAACTGGTGAAAAAATTTCTGCAGAAGATTTAGGTGGAGCGAAAGTACATAATGAAATTAGTGGTAATGCACATTTTCATGCAAAAACGGAAGAAGAGGCACTAAATGTAGTTAGAAACTTATTGGATTATTTACCCTCACATTGGGAAGAAAAAGCTCCTATTAAAATGAAGAATGACAAAGAGATTGATGATTTAATGGAATTAATACCTGATGAGAGTAGTCGGCCATATGATGTGAAAAAAATAGTCGAAATGATTGTAGATGAAGACTCTTTTTTGGAGGTACATCAAGGCTTTGCAAAAAATTTAGTCGTTGGGTTTGCTAGGTTAAATGGAGAAGTATTAGGACTTGTTTGTAATCAACCTAAGTTTATGGCAGGCGGACTGGATTTACATTCTGCCGATAAAGGAGCAAGATTTATTCGTTTTTGTGATAGTTTTAATATACCGATTGTAACTTTTGTAGATGTGACAGGGTTTTTCCCTGGTGTAAAACAGGAGCATGGAGGTATAATAAGGCATGGCGCTAAGCTTTTATACGCATATTCTGAGGCAACAGTTCCAAAAGTTACAGTCATTACAAGAAAAGCTTTTGGTGGTGCATACGTTGCTTTAAATAGTAAATCAATTGGAGCAGATTTAGTATTTGCCTGGCCAAACGCTGAAATCGCTGTAATGGGTGCTGCAGGAGCTGTAAATATACTATATGGAAAAGAAATTGCTCAAAGTAATCATCCTGATGAGATTAGATCTGAGTGGATGGATCTTTATAAAGAGAAATTTTCAAATCCATATATAGCTGCAAAATATGGACTAGTCGATGAGATTATTGATCCAAAGATGACTAGAAAAAAGCTAATTCAATCTTTAGAAATACTAAAAAACAAAAATGAAAAGCGTCCAGCTAAAAAACATGGTAATATACCTTTGTAGACATTTTTTTACATATACAATATGGAGGCATGACTCAAAATGATTAATGAACAACGTATAGTCGATGAATTTTTAGAATTAGTACAAGTAGACTCTGAAACTAAGTATGAAGCTGAAATTGCAAAGGTTTTAAAACAAAAATTGGAAGCCCTTGGAATGAATGTTTTTGAAGACGACACAATGGGTGTTACAGGTCACGGTGCTGGAAATATTGTTGCTACAATTCCTGCTACTAAAGAAGGAGTAGATGGTATTTTCTTCTCTTGTCACATGGACACAGTAACTCCAGGTAAAGGAATTAAACCATCAATTAAAGATGGCTACATCGTTACAGATGGTACAACTATTCTTGGCGCAGATGATAAAGCTGGTATCGCAGCATTTTTAGAAGCGGCTAAACAAATTAAAGAACAAAATATTGAACATGGTGAAATTCAATTCATTATCTCAGTTGGTGAAGAATCTGGATTACATGGTGCAAAAGCAATGGATCCAAAATTAATCACGACTAAATTCGGATATGCATTAGATAGCGATGAAGAAGTAGGTAATATCATCGTAGCAGCTCCAACTCAAGCAAAAGTTATTGCTACTATTTATGGTAAAACTGCTCACGCTGGTGTAGCACCTGAAAAAGGTGTATCAGCGATTACGATTGCTTCTAAAGCAATTGCTAGAATGCCACTAGGTCGTATCGACGAAGAAACTACTGCAAATATCGGCCGTTTTGAAGGTGGAAGTGCAACGAATATCGTATGTGATCAAGTGAATATTTTAGCTGAAGCTCGTTCATTAATCGGCGAAAAAATGGAAGCTCAAGTAGCTAAAATGAAAGCAGCATTTGAAGAAGTAGCTACTGAAATGGGTGGACGCGCTGAAGTAGAAGTACAAATTATGTACCCTGGATTTAAATTTGGTGAAGGAGACCACGTAGTTGAAGTTGCAAAACGCGCAGCAGAAAAAATCGGACGTACTCCTGCATTACAACAAAGTGGTGGTGGATCTGATGCCAACGTATTCGCAGGTCACGGTTTCCCAATCGTAAACTTAGCAATCGGTTATGAAGAAATCCACACAACTAACGAAAGAATGCCAATTAAAGAGCTAGTAAAAACAGCTGAAATGGTTATTGCAATCGTTGAAGAAGTTGCAAAATAATATATAAAAATGAGAAAGACGAAACACTTAAGTGTTTCGTCTTTTTTAATACAACAATCTATTTTTAAAGCTTTAATCCTATTAAATCTTTAATTTGTACTTAATCGCTTCCTCCATACAAAATAGAAAATAGTTGCGACTAATAAAGCAGATGGAAAAATCACTAAACTATACTTTGCAAAAATAGAAGCTACTTTATCCCATTCTTCTCCAAAAATTTTACCTAATGTAATAAAAGTGAATCCCCATAAGATTGCACCAACAAATGCATACATAGAAAACTTTTTATAAGAATATTTATTAATGGCTGCAAAATATGCAGTCAAATGCCTTACCCCTGGAATAAAAAAACCTATTATCAGTATATAGGGTCCAAATTTTGAAAATAAACTTTTAGTGAATTCAATTTTTTTCTCAGTAATATGTACTTTCGGACCATATTTATTTAATAATGGTAAACCAAACATATATCCAAGTAAGTAACTTAAAGAAATACCACAAATGATCCCAATAATGGCACATGCTATTGATGGTATATAGGATAGTCTACCTTGAAACACATTATAACCTATATAAATTAAAAGAATTTCATCTGGTAAGGGTAAACCAATAATTCCTCCTATTAATGCTAAAATGATGCCTAAATAACCATAGTGATTTATTAATACGTTTAAATGATGAACCATTGATTTAATACACATCCTCGTTTTTTTCCGCGTGAAGTAGTTAGGCTAA from Arthrobacter citreus encodes the following:
- the mce gene encoding methylmalonyl-CoA epimerase, encoding MFTNIDHMAICVKDLNESIKKYENELGLSYSYREIVNDQGVEIAFFESKKINIELIQPLTTINPVHKYIEKKGEGLHHIAFQVDDIEKSLNELKKRQFSLINHSPRNGTNGSKAVFIHPKQFGMLIEIVQNKGEV
- a CDS encoding amino acid ABC transporter ATP-binding protein, whose amino-acid sequence is MIKITNLNKSFGNVHVLKGINTIIDQGSVVAVIGPSGSGKSTFLRCMNLLETPSKGEIWMDEIEITNPKSNIMKIREDVGMVFQHFHLFPHMTVLENITYAPINVKGMSKAEADEKAQKLLDKVGLLEKANVYPPQLSGGQKQRVAIARALAMEPKVMLFDEPTSALDPEMVKEVLEVMKSLAHTGMTMVIVTHEMGFAKEVADRILFLDEGNLVEDSTPNELFTSPKTARAKLFLDKVL
- the prli42 gene encoding stressosome-associated protein Prli42, with the translated sequence MRKKTQKIVVMIMLISMLATTLLAGIASLL
- a CDS encoding aspartate aminotransferase family protein, producing the protein MEKDWSHLLEKMPLRLAPSMAKDHPNLPVVKEEGCYYYGVDGKQYLDFTSGIATTNVGHRHPKVVQAIKDGADSLAHGPSGVIIYESILKLADELAEILPGNLDTFFFGNSGTEAIEGAIKLAKHATKRPYIVSFIGCFHGRSMGALSVTTSKSKYRKFLQPSGSYQIPYANVSECPEGYDEEQYVVEQLEKDFKRLFNHQVTPEEVAAVIVEPVLGEGGYIVPPKAWLKKIREICDQNNILLIFDEVQTGFGRTGDWFAAHTFDVTPDIMAIAKGIANGIPLSATVASNELMKLWPLGSHGTTFGGNPIACTAALAVLEIIKEEKLLDNTKEVGAYAVEKLNELKEKHPMIGSIRSIGLMIGIEIINPATNEPDGDGLFKILDLALEKGVLFYFCGNNSEVIRMIPPLTVTKNQIDDGLAILDEALTEYEQSIGYEIYETKGIGF
- a CDS encoding transporter substrate-binding domain-containing protein, which translates into the protein MKKLVGVLAASALSIGMLSGCNKSDDKTLVLGTSADYKPYEFIDTQNDKIVGFDVDLAKAIGKKTGYTVKVKDIDFNSLITAMNADKVDFIMAGMKKTPERAKNADFTAPYFTDQNEVVINKDSNIKSVSDLKGKTVGVQAGSIQETKAIEVAKTAGFKVENRNRIPELVEELKAGRFDAVIIEQSVASGYLNKLKEMQGVMMQDFYEQSGSAVALPKGSKLTPKFDKALTELKKDGTVDKLVKKWFGEMK
- a CDS encoding acyl-CoA thioesterase yields the protein MSSKYCHESRSTLTVRVFPTDLNNHQTLFGGKILADMDMIASITAAKHSRLKCVTASIDHVDFLHPVTEEDCISYEAFVVVTGTSSIVIFVKAIAENLITSNRRVAATSFLTFVGMKDNKTVPVPTIILETDEERELAEIAKARIENRKNNKLISKNIESIISTKPLKLKQNDD
- a CDS encoding amino acid ABC transporter permease; this encodes MNLDFSQIVPSMPYILAGLKLTLLVVSCSILLGLILAILLALMKISRAKWLVVIADFYTSIFRGTPMVLQLMIIYYGLPQLIGFDIEKFPAAVLAFGLNSGAYVSEIIRAGILAVDKGQQEAASALGIPYRKMMSKIILPQAFKNILPALMNEFITLTKESAMVTVIGASDLMRRAFLVGGETYSFMEPLIFVAGIYYIIIMLLSLLGKSIERKMRTND
- a CDS encoding L,D-transpeptidase, whose amino-acid sequence is MDLLKLVLALFLVVGPVWPLGQNPQVGEPFIIINKEVNNLAYVEDGKIQGIYKIATGKTADLTPEGIFNITYKAKNPYWRKKNIPGGDPKNPLGSRWIGFDALGTDGSIYGIHGNNDPSTIGKYISNGCVRMYTNDVNKLYDKIPYGTKVYITTSSNSFEQLAREHGAIK
- a CDS encoding 8-oxo-dGTP diphosphatase, which produces MLKYTLCFIKRENELLMLNRVNAPTMGIWNGVGGKIEKGESIERSVQREIAEETGIQIEMNQLTYKGKVTWHEEDVDFGGMYVFLAEVSDRLLFDTPIKTDEGILDWKKIDWVIDAKNQGVGECIPFFLPILLNDDHNYHYSFYYKENRVVDFVVEEEVLI
- a CDS encoding BrxA/BrxB family bacilliredoxin, translating into MNMNFNFFMNDVVHTARQEIVAAGYAELKTPEEVEQALGKKGTTLVMVNSVCGCAGGIARPAAAHSVHYDARPDQLVTVFAGQDKEATSKAREYFTGKAPSSPSFALLKDGKLVAMVERHEIEGHDPMQVVQKLQTYFEQYCEEI
- a CDS encoding aromatic acid exporter family protein translates to MYRIGSRIVKTALGSAAAIFIAQTVGIHFYGSAGTITILCIQPTKKRSLDTAWRRFTACVLIILFCIFFFHIFGYTPLAIGLLLLFFIPFLVALRIQEGVLTSTVIMLHLYGLKKITIPIILDELTVIVIGIGVALLCNLYMPSLDDQIKSFKVKIDSKFCFIFEKISIFLKEPSNKCFLEEYDETVKLLQEAKKISKLEIDNHYFKSSNDEDYEYFLLRERQLAAIHRIIETVCSIKVSNEQSIILSKFFNDLSFSINPIISGVICLHQLEEIYHMFRAMPLPQTADDFETRAAVLTIINEMESFLIMKSKFKGKYSTLA